The proteins below come from a single Triticum aestivum cultivar Chinese Spring chromosome 5D, IWGSC CS RefSeq v2.1, whole genome shotgun sequence genomic window:
- the LOC123121805 gene encoding protein WHAT'S THIS FACTOR 1, chloroplastic, whose protein sequence is MARRLFSAAGALVPPVPAPAPAPVPASSSAAAEAAASLLPLLPCKRRKKLLKKLNSPRIAPIEPEADRRVPALDAVLDRDAAFRFLSRARSFMASLPPPHRIPLAEAGKLYRELGFPRGRSVSRAAARHPLLFTRTTVGSVPHLAFTPLMCSLLEEERRVHEELLPARVLAVRKLLMLTAHRRLPLAKLHHCRAVLGLPDDFRDRVRDFPDDFRVAVDPDGLHVLELARWDPALAVSALEHDFMVDERRVRRTFRFSVPHRRSMPLDGEEAERLDAATTFPLVSPYTNGALLRPWTPEAEKYRVGVVHEFLSLTLEKRALIHHVFEFKEELGLTRHMYQSLRKQTRAFYLAGTEMNWAVFLRDAYDDDGVLRDKDPLVLFNEKLQGYACMTEMDPRRSIAE, encoded by the coding sequence ATGGCGCGCCGCCTCTTCTCCGCCGCGGGAGCTCTCGTCCCGCCGGTCCCAGCCCCTGCGCCGGCGCCCGTGCCCGCGTCTTCTTCCGCGGCCGCGGAAGCCGCGGCGTCGCTCCTGCCGCTGCTCCCGTGCAAGCGGCGCAAGAAGCTCCTGAAGAAGCTCAACAGCCCGCGCATCGCGCCCATCGAGCCCGAGGCCGACCGCCGGGTGCCGGCCCTCGACGCCGTCCTCGACCGCGACGCCGCCTTCCGCTTCCTCTCCCGCGCGCGCTCATTCATGGCCTCCCTCCCGCCCCCGCACCGTATCCCCCTCGCCGAGGCCGGCAAGCTGTACCGCGAGCTCGGCTTCCCCCGCGGCCGCAGCGtctcgcgcgccgccgcccggcacCCCTTGCTCTTCACCCGCACCACTGTGGGCTCCGTCCCGCACCTCGCGTTCACGCCGCTCATGTGCTCGCTCCTCGAGGAGGAGCGCCGCGTCCACGAGGAGCTCCTCCCCGCGCGGGTGCTGGCCGTCCGGAAGCTCCTCATGCTCACCGCCCACCGCCGCCTGCCCCTCGCGAAGCTCCACCACTGCCGCGCGGTGCTCGGCCTCCCGGACGACTTCCGGGACCGCGTCCGCGATTTCCCCGACGACTTCCGCGTCGCCGTGGACCCGGACGGGCTCCACGTCCTCGAGCTGGCGCGCTGGGACCCCGCGCTCGCCGTCAGCGCCCTGGAGCACGACTTCATGGTGGACGAGCGCCGCGTCCGGCGCACGTTCCGCTTCTCCGTCCCGCACCGCCGGTCGATGCCGCTGGACGGGGAGGAGGCGGAGCGCCTGGACGCGGCGACCACGTTCCCGCTGGTCTCGCCGTACACCAACGGCGCGCTGCTCCGGCCGTGGACGCCGGAGGCGGAGAAGTACCGCGTCGGGGTGGTGCACGAGTTCCTGAGCCTGACGCTGGAGAAGCGCGCGCTGATACACCACGTGTTCGAGTTCAAGGAGGAGCTGGGGCTGACGCGGCACATGTACCAGTCGCTGCGGAAGCAGACCCGCGCCTTCTACCTCGCCGGCACGGAGATGAACTGGGCCGTGTTCCTCCGGGACGCGTACGACGACGACGGCGTGCTCAGGGACAAGGACCCCCTCGTGCTCTTCAACGAGAAGCTGCAGGGCTACGCGTGCATGACCGAGATGGATCCCAGGCGCAGCATTGCTGAATGA
- the LOC123121803 gene encoding uncharacterized protein isoform X4 — MQRTRTARDARWWSWVVMRLCAAPSTADRRSKLPLHAADSSRHCPLLPPMWPSSSVHYWLVGSSSSPTPEDGDVCMYTCVLEIGELIWWCVRAAASSSGRSNAHPQYNFFRRGGDWGAVGCGLACGDGPPQRHRPDPALQSRTEACQQTGRWANHCCLSTSFPVQRSYPVAG; from the exons ATGCAGAGGACACGCACGGCGCGCGACGCAAGATGGTGGTCATGGGTGGTGATGCGCCTGTGCGCCGCCCCATCCACGGCTGACCGCCGCTCGAAGCTGCCCCTGCACGCCGCCGACTCATCCAGGCACTGCCCCCTGCTTCCTCCCATGTGGCCTTCTTCCTCTGTCCACTACTGGCTCGTCGGCAGTTCTTCTTCGCCAACACCCGAAG ATGGAGATGTGTGTATGTATACATGTGTTCTGGAGATAGGAGAACTTATCTGGTGGTGTGTGCGTGCTGCTGCATCCTCTTCCGGCCGCTCTAATGCACACCCTCAGTACAACTTCT TTCGGCGAGGTGGAGATTGGGGCGCGGTGGGGTGTGGCCTTGCGTGTGGAGACGGCCCGCCGCAACGTCACCGGCCGGATCCCGCTCTTCAGT CCCGAACTGAAGCATGTCAGCAAACCGGGCGCTGGGCCAACCACTGTTGTCTGTCTACCTCCTTCCCCG
- the LOC123121803 gene encoding uncharacterized protein isoform X3 yields the protein MQRTRTARDARWWSWVVMRLCAAPSTADRRSKLPLHAADSSRHCPLLPPMWPSSSVHYWLVGSSSSPTPEDGDVCMYTCVLEIGELIWWCVRAAASSSGRSNAHPQYNFFRRGGDWGAVGCGLACGDGPPQRHRPDPALQLLISLTSLMNPARTEACQQTGRWANHCCLSTSFPVQRSYPVAG from the exons ATGCAGAGGACACGCACGGCGCGCGACGCAAGATGGTGGTCATGGGTGGTGATGCGCCTGTGCGCCGCCCCATCCACGGCTGACCGCCGCTCGAAGCTGCCCCTGCACGCCGCCGACTCATCCAGGCACTGCCCCCTGCTTCCTCCCATGTGGCCTTCTTCCTCTGTCCACTACTGGCTCGTCGGCAGTTCTTCTTCGCCAACACCCGAAG ATGGAGATGTGTGTATGTATACATGTGTTCTGGAGATAGGAGAACTTATCTGGTGGTGTGTGCGTGCTGCTGCATCCTCTTCCGGCCGCTCTAATGCACACCCTCAGTACAACTTCT TTCGGCGAGGTGGAGATTGGGGCGCGGTGGGGTGTGGCCTTGCGTGTGGAGACGGCCCGCCGCAACGTCACCGGCCGGATCCCGCTCTTCAGT TGCTTATAAGCTTGACATCTTTGATGAATCCAGCCCGAACTGAAGCATGTCAGCAAACCGGGCGCTGGGCCAACCACTGTTGTCTGTCTACCTCCTTCCCCG
- the LOC123121804 gene encoding uncharacterized protein, with product MPFSVSSGTKPKPQIALPQQPQPPPPSAMGTEVVPVVDLGALSQSELVALAAASPYAVDPRRGRRDADLLPPPKIDRAVFNESAGSRKQTFSRRRAATNLSHNLTPSTASSSAVAVPPEEDSENRLIVFHLQQLFARDDPSYLPPPPPIPLQQLPPIPIPAPTIPVPAPPVASVPIQQLPDPDRDLTNPKGVAVDLARLAELVDPYGEEIRNRTAGLALESELLGFMNELEGQWGSRRRRRKFVEAAIFGDHLPRGWKLILGIKRKERAAWINCRRYVSPRGHQFATCREVSSYFMSLLGYVEAKPTTVQNNDVEVRDMSAVNTAGLHQQNDSTGDMQSAVSATSVTLPIHNGDSQGQRQKPYKDEAPIEAVRKECKKCNLTFEDQGAYVQHQLSFHQRKAKRRKVDKSVGLGVGKDGKLETQESQRTSEDKPGYFGHGVADVKSQGQSPAELFGGASSGDVGAQLSLAAAPCGLQEITGLPEQAEEPSAGEPVSVHQKDLPQETTGLPQQEKALSATEPFAGHQKEHVDNSGDHEIHDGACHIAEEPLAFDVASNLSTCKSPEPEVHEHDSSKDLEFSIADCSGSFDRSHEISKIPQDVPCTTDAPGEKSCADDPMDCADITLPKQVPEHCDMLDHKFRGFPGETGFNDQVENNPLSANLDEPDLSSNSMEVDNSKIACKFGDVLNSTSSEYDKPVVDQTDRGVTLKNDAINIDDGMNIDVRIKEVNLNSCLDTISSPVSGANCETSNALHDGNRSSILAQCFGASSNDDNVCQDESFVNQNNVSKTEIFVNQSNDMVYQSNLNMNPVSPPQISVDYFTNCSMNSEIKNNDNRRDDNAKEQFVNSRNMSSNEPGFDAEAYNNDIFTGAMAETSFAQLNNAMNMKTDYSSCYSISDLNTLTGGTGTDGIDFHGMRSSFVSGSTSRNEPNELDFDIKGSMLEALERSDSDLETQYNGGDPAIDSLPAAGTSGTSVDDFMSMHTNFGSLTSLVRSVEGGPMSRLIQDQCDLQLGFGAQKQQIYPSFEEHLRMASAGAPQFGNMGRHNPMPVPVPVPEPTLMLGYEPTLMLGYAPQFGSCPPVQLGWDLSKMVGVLQSVCVWCNTRFQHFGTAEQQNDSVGFICPACKDKTSGHLGTLNNGSLL from the exons ATGCCCTTTTCCGTTtcctctggaacgaaaccgaaacCCCAAATTGCCCTTCCGcagcaaccgcagccgccgccgccgtccgccatgggcACGGAGGTGGTGCCCGTGGTGGACCTTGGCGCGCTGTCCCAGTCGGAGCTCGTGGCGCTCGCGGCCGCATCGCCCTACGCCGTCGACCCCCGCCGCGGGCGCCGCGACGCCGACCTCCTCCCGCCCCCTAAGATCGATCGCGCCGTCTTCAACGAGAGTGCCGGCTCCCGCAAGCAGACCTtctcccgccgccgcgccgccaccaatCTCTCCCACAAtctcacccctagcaccgcttccTCCTCCGCCGTCGCCGTCCCCCCCGAGGAGGATTCCGAGAACCGCCTCATTGtgttccacctccagcagctctTTGCGCGCGACGACCCCTCctatctgccaccaccaccgccgatTCCACTCCAACAGCTACCCCCGATACCCATACCCGCACCCACCATACCGGTGCCCGCACCCCCCGTGGCCTCCGTGCCGATCCAGCAGCTCCCGGACCCAGACCGGGATTTGACGAACCCGAAGGGGGTGGCTGTTGATTTGGCTAGACTCGCGGAGTTAGTGGATCCGTATGGGGAGGAGATACGGAATCGGACTGCAGGACTTGCTCTGGAATCCGAGCTGCTGGGTTTCATGAATGAGTTGGAGGGCCAGTGGGGGAGTCGGAGGCGCCGGAGGAAGTTTGTGGAAGCAGCCATATTCGGTGACCACCTGCCCCGTGGGTGGAAGCTAATCCTTGGGATTAAACGGAAGGAGCGTGCTGCCTGGATCAATTGCCGCCGCTATGTTAG CCCCAGGGGACATCAATTTGCTACTTGCAGAGAAGTTTCTTCCTATTTCATGTCACTTCTTGGATATGTGGAGGCAAAGCCAACCACTGTTCAGAACAACGATGTGGAAGTTCGTGACATGAGTGCTGTGAAT ACTGCAGGTCTTCACCAGCAAAATGATTCAACTGGGGACATGCAAAGTGCAGTGTCAGCCACTTCTGTTACATTGCCCATTCACAATGGTGATTCTCAGGGACAGAGACAAAAACCTTATAAAGATGAAGCTCCGATAGAAGCAGTCAGGAAAGAGTGCAAAAAATGCAATTTGACTTTTGAGGACCAGGGTGCCTATGTGCAGCATCAGTTGTCCTTTCATCAAAGGAAAGCTAAAAGGCGTAAGGTTGATAAATCTGTTGGCCTGGGAGTCGGTAAAGATGGAAAGCTTGAGACTCAGGAAAGTCAGAGGACCTCTGAAGATAAACCTGGCTATTTTGGCCATGGTGTAGCTGATGTTAAAAGTCAAGGTCAGAGTCCAGCAGAACTGTTTGGCGGAGCTTCTTCAGGAGATGTAGGTGCTCAACTATCCTTGGCTGCAGCACCATGTGGGTTGCAAGAGATAACTGGCTTACCTGAACAGGCAGAAGAGCCTTCTGCTGGAGAGCCTGTCTCTGTGCATCAGAAGGACCTTCCTCAGGAGACTACTGGTTTACCTCAACAGGAAAAAGCACTTTCTGCTACAGAGCCTTTCGCTGGACATCAAAAGGAACATGTTGATAATTCTGGTGACCATGAAATccatgatggagcatgtcatataGCTGAAGAGCCTCTTGCCTTTGATGTTGCAAGCAACCTTAGTACTTGCAAGTCTCCTGAACCAGAAGTTCATGAGCATGACAGCTCAAAAGATTTGGAATTTTCCATCGCAGATTGCTCAGGAAGTTTTGACAGGTCTCATGAAATCTCTAAGATACCTCAGGATGTTCCATGTACTACAGATGCTCCAGGTGAAAAAAGTTGCGCAGATGATCCAATGGACTGTGCTGATATAACACTGCCAaaacaagttcctgagcactgtgATATGCTGGATCACAAATTTAGAGGTTTTCCTGGAGAAACTGGTTTTAACGACCAGGTGGAAAACAATCCACTGTCTGCCAACTTGGATGAGCCTGATCTTAGTTCCAACAGCATGGAGGTAGATAACAGCAAGATAGCTTGCAAGTTCGGCGATGTGCTGAATTCTACTAGCTCTGAATATGATAAACCTGTTGTGGATCAAACTGATCGTGGAGTGACCTTGAAAAATGATGCAATCAACATTGATGATGGGATGAACATTGATGTCAGAATAAAGGAGGTCAACCTCAATTCATGCTTAGATACAATATCTTCTCCTGTTTCTGGTGCAAACTGTGAAACGTCTAATGCCCTTCATGATGGCAATCGATCGTCTATTCTCGCCCAATGTTTTGGTGCTAGCTCTAATGATGACAATGTTTGTCAGGACGAAAGTTTTGTCAATCAGAACAATGTTTCTAAGACTGAAATTTTCGTCAATCAGAGCAATGACATGGTGTATCAATCCAATTTGAACATGAATCCTGTCTCTCCTCCTCAAATTAGTGTGGATTATTTCACTAATTGCTCAATGAATTCTGAAATTAAGAACAACGACAACCGACGTGATGATAATGCCAAGGAACAGTTTGTGAACTCACGGAACATGTCAAGTAATGAACCAGGTTTTGATGCTGAAGCTTACAACAATGACATCTTCACTGGTGCTATGGCAGAAACTAGCTTTGCTCAGCTGAATAATGCTATGAATATGAAGACTGATTACTCAAGCTGCTACTCAATATCTGATCTAAATACGCTGACTGGTGGTACTGGAACTGATGGAATTGATTTCCACGGTATGAGGAGTTCTTTTGTAAGTGGCTCCACCAGTCGCAATGAACCAAATGAACTTGATTTTGATATCAAGGGTTCCATGCTCGAGGCTCTGGAAAGATCTGACAGCGACCTGGAAACACAGTACAATGGTGGCGATCCTGCCATTGACTCACTCCCTGCGGCAGGCACAAGTGGGACAAGTGTCGATGATTTTATGTCCATGCACACCAATTTTGGTAGCTTGACCTCTTTGGTTCGTTCCGTTGAAGGTGGTCCAATGAGCAGACTTATTCAAGATCAG TGCGATTTGCAACTTGGATTTGGTGCACAGAAGCAGCAAATATATCCTAGTTTTGAGGAGCACCTTCGGATGGCCTCAGCTGGAGCTCCGCAGTTCGGGAACATGGGCAGACACAATCCCATGCCTGTGCCTGTGCCCGTGCCCGAGCCAACACTGATGCTAGGGTACGAGCCAACGTTGATGCTGGGTTATGCACCGCAGTTCGGGAGCTGCCCTCCGGTCCAGTTAGGTTGGGACCTGTCCAAGATGGTTGGCGTGCTCCAATCCGTATGTGTGTGGTGCAACACAAGGTTCCAGCATTTTGGCACCGCCGAGCAGCAGAACGATTCTGTTGGCTTCATTTGCCCCGCGTGCAAGGACAAGACATCTGGTCATCTTGGTACACTCAACAATGGTTCATTGCTTTAG